The Geitlerinema sp. PCC 9228 nucleotide sequence GAACCGATGTGTCGCTATTGCTGTGGCCTGTTTCGCTGTTGCTGGTAGGTGTCGCTTGCGCTTCTAGGGTGTAGTTGGTGGTTTCGGAGGTGGCACCACTGACGCGGACCCAATAGGTACCGGCATCCAGGGATTGGGTAATTTGCCGATCGCTGGTGTCGCTGGTGTCGGTTACCCCGTCTTCAAATAAGATATCGTCGCTGTCGAAGGTATCGTTTTGATTTGTATCCGCTACGATGGCGATTTGTATGGCAGCACTCAACTCTTTTGCTATCAGATCCACCTCAGCCGTCTCGTCTAAGGTGAAGCGGTAGAAATCCTCCGTATCGTTGCTATCTAGGGTATCGGTAAAGGTTTGTAAATTGCCTAGAGAGCCGAGTGCGATCGCGCTGTCGAATGTGTTGTCGGACATGGTGGAAACGCCATATAAATCTACTTCAGTAAAAATCGGAAACGTACTGACTGCCACAGCGATTACCGCACCTCAACCGACCAAGCTTCTACAAAAACGAAACTTGGCCGCGTAGCAGTCGTACTTTTTCGGATGAAAACGGGAGAAAGCCGTACGGCCCCTGCTTACCCTCGTACTAGTACTGAAAAATTTTTCGGTATGCTAGATCGATCCGGTCGTTTGTAGCTAACCATCCCCAGGTAGGGAGAAGTTATTGGTACTACCTATAAAAATAGCTAGGTCAGTTACATCGGAAGCAGCATTTCCCCTCAGTTGGCTCCTGCAAGATCCCCAAAGCGTCTAAATCTTAAAAAATGCTGAAGAACTGGTTGGGAACGATTTCCGATTCTTATCCGTATTTCTAAGGATATCCTACCCAAATCAATCGACCAATCGATCTCCTTTGAAAAATTTTCCAGCATTGGTTTCGGTTTCCCTATAAATTTATATACAAAAAAAAACCGTGCAATTCGGGAAAGTTTTGCCCTCAGTTTGTCCTACAATAGGAGAAGTTGCATGTATCCGGCGCTACGCCAAACTCGAAAACGAGCTGTTGGTGGGCGTCTGGATATGGATGCTCGCGCTGTTTGTCGTTTGCCAGGGAGACGGTCACCGTTATGCTAGCGGATACGCCAGCTACCAATGCTCAAATCGATGCTTTTCAAAGACTACAGCAGTGGCTGCGCGATCGCTGGCAAAAAATCGAACCCTTCGGCACGACGCCAGGCAAGCGGACGGAACATTGCAACTACGACATTCTGGTGGTTCCCTCCATTAGTTTGGACCGCCAGGAACTGCTCAAAATCAACGGCGTTCACCACTACGAGGAACGGTTGTTGTATTCGTTGATGCGGTTGCGCCACCCACAAACGCGCCTCATCTACGTCACCTCGCAACCCATTCCTCCCATGATTATCGACTACTACTTACAGTTGTTGCCAGGAATTCCCTTTTCTCATGCCAGGGAACGCCTGTTGCTGTTTTCCACCTACGACGCTTCTTCCAAATCCCTCACCGAGAAAATCCTGGAACGTCCCCGCCTCATGCAGCGCATTCAAAATGCCCTGCGCCCGCAGCGATCGTTTACCATTTGTTTTAATGCCACCGATGCGGAACGAACCCTATCGGTACGTTTGGGGGTTCCCCTGCTGGCTACCGACCCCAGCTTGCTCTATTGGGGAACCAAAAGCGGCAGCCGGGAAATTTTCCAGCAAACCCAGATTCCCTATCCCGATGGTAGCTTTTTGCTGAAAAGTCCGGAAGAACTCGCGATCGCGGCCAGCAAACTCCTACAGCGCCAACCCCACCTCCAGCGGCTGGTGGTCAAACTCAACGAAGGATTTTCCGGAGAAGGCAATGCCATTTTAAATGTCAATTCCATCCACCAGTTGCCCCCTTCCCAATGGGTAGCGGCGTTGCAGGCGCAGTTCCCCCACATGAAATTCCAAGCCAGCGGCGAAACCTGGGAAACCTACAAGCAGCGCATCCACGATTTGGGTGCCATTGTAGAAGCCTACATCGAAGGCCAAGAAAAGCGATCGCCCAGCGTCCAAGGACAAATTCACCCCTCCGGCTACGTAGAAATTCTCTCCACCCACGACCAAATTCTCGGCGGACCCGACGGTCAGATTTATCTGGGATGCCAGTTCCCCGCCGATGCTGGCTATCGCTTGCACTTGCAAGAATACGGCTTGCAAGTGGGCAAAAATTTAGCCGCCAAAGGCGCTTTGGACCGATTTGGGGTAGACTTTGTTGCCGTTCCCACAGAAACTGGCTGGGATTTGCAAGCGGTGGAAATCAATTTGCGCAAAGGCGGCACCACCCATCCTTTCATGACCATGAGATTCCTCACCAACGGACAGTATTACTATCCCAAAGGCTTGTTTTACAGCCAACACGGCAAGGAAAAATACTACCTAGCCTCCGACAACCTACAACAAGACCACTACAGAGGCTTGCTTCCCAGCGACCTCATGGATATTATCGCTTCCCACCAACTCCATTTCGACAGCGCCACAGAAACGGGAACCGTCTTTCACCTGATTGGTTCCCTCAGCGAGTTTGGCAAAATTGGCTTGACCAGTATCGGCAACTCCCCAGAACAAGCCCAGGATATTTACAATCAAGTCATCGAAGTGCTGGAAACGGAAACCAACAGCAGCGAAAAGAACGCCTGGTTATAATTGGTGGGAGTGGGAATGCTGCGCGATCGCAGCGGAAATCGGGTCTTGCTGGGAAGTGAGGTCCGGTCGCAACCCTTGAGCTTCGCGCAAGTAGGGATGGTGAATTTCCGAGTTCGCCTCTGGCAGGCGAACGTGGATGAGAAAGCGAATGCAGCGCGGCAGGCCCCCTTTGACATACATTTGCTGTACGTCTAAAAGTGGTACCCGATTCCAATGGGGACGTTCCCGCGCGATCGCGGCTGGATAAACAGCGTCTAAATCTGGCGTTACCGAAAACAAAGCGCTAATAATATTATCCGGATGCAGTTGATTTTGCGCCTGCAGTTCGTCAAGCAGTTCCATCACTGCTTCCCGTATGGCTTCCACTGTATTTTCCGAGACCGTTGTTGCGCCACGAATTGCCTGAACTGTCCACTCCACGCCAAAATTCTCCGTTTATCTACAGCCAAAACAAACAGCCACTCACGCTGCTATCGTTTGTCGCTTCCGGTTAAGGACGGTACAACCACAAAGGCAATCCTTCGGTTTCCATTTCAAATTCCAACCATTCCATAGCAGCATGCAGGCTGGCAGGTAAAACCACTTGTTGGCGGTTTCCCGTCAAGCGATTTACCAAATTTTTCTTATCCTTGATGGTATAAAAAGGAGCCTTCTCTGGGTCCAATCCTACCATTTCTGCCGCCCAACAGCGAGCATCCTCTTCGGTCCCCAACCGGTCCACCACGCCAAATTGTAACGCTTGCTGCCCGGTAAATACCCGTCCGTCAGCAAAGGTGCGCACCGCATCCACAGCTAGGTTCCGCGCTTGCGCTACCACCTCCACAAACTGCTGGTAGCTGGTGTCGATCATTTCCTGCAAAATATGCTGCTCCGGTTCGGTGAGTTCCCGGTCGAATGCCAAAATATCTTTATAAGGACCGGATTTCACCACTTTAAAGGAAACGCCAATTTTATCGAGCAGGCGTTCTAGGTTGTTGCCGCGCAAAATCACGCCAATGCTGCCGGTAATGGTACCGGGATTGGACATAATATGCTCGGCCCCCATACCCACGTAAACTCCGCCAGACGCAGCAATGTTCCCGAAGCTGGCGATGACTTTTATTTGGGATTGCAAGCGTTTCATTGCTTGGTAAATTTCTTGGGAGTCGGCAACGGTTCCCCCAGGACTGTCAATGCGCACTACAACCGCCGGAAAGCGACGTTCTTCTACTTCTTTGAACGCTTCTAAAACGCGCTTGCGGGTGCTAGCTGCGATCGCACCGTTAATATCAATGCGAGCAATTTGTTTTTTAAATCGAGGTTTAAAAGGCCAGATCATAAGGTGGATACTGTTTGCGTGGAACTCGCCATTGAGAACAACAATTGACTGCCAGGAAAACTTGGGATGCTTCCTAGCAAATGAAAGCACAATGGCAATGGATTCTTTACATAATGATACAATTTAAAAGCAATGATTTGCGATCGCTGCCACGCTATCGCCAATAGTGGATATTATAGCCGTTTGCGCAGCGTTTCCGAAGCCAAATCCCTCCCTGTCGAACTCGTGCGTGCTATGCTGTCAAAACTTTTCCCTGCTAAAGCAATTGATTTTCCTTTCCTGGCCATTGCGCCTTTTTTCTTTTGGGGAACGGCCATGGTAGCTATGAAAGGAGTCATGCCCCATACAGAACCGTTTTTTTTGGCTGGGTGGCGAATTTTGCCGGCCGGGATTTTGGTGTTGCTCGCAGCAGCTTTAGCCGGACGCCAGCAACCGGTCGGATGGAAAGCCTGGTTGTGGATTGCTTTGTTTGCCTTGGTAGACGGTGCCTGTTTCCAAGGATTTTTGGCCTGGGGATTGCAAAACACAGGAGCCGGTTTGGGGTCGGTGACCATTGACTCCCAACCGTTGATGGTGGCGGTTTTGTCTCGCTGGCTATTTGGCGAAATCATTGGTGGGTGGGGATGGCTGGGATTGAGCATTGGCATCGTTGGCATTAGCCTGATTGGGTTGCCTACCCCTTGGATCGAAAGTATTGCCCGGGGAAATCTCGACGGCATCGCCTGGGAAGCTTTGGCGGAACACGGTCAGTGGCTGATGTTGCTGGCTGCGGTCTCCATGGCATTGGGAACGGTATTAATTCGCGGTGTCTGCCGCCATGCGGATCCGGTGGTGGCAACGGGTTGGCACATGGTGTTGGGAGGAATGCCCCTGTTTTGGCTGTCTTGGCAAACCGAATCCCAGCCTTGGGTGGACTTGACGGCAGGAGATTGGATATCGTTGGGATATGCTACGGTATTCGGTAGCGCCGTTGCCTACGGGTTGTTCTTTTTTTATGCTTCGCGGCGCAATTTAACCAGCCTCAGCGCCCTAACTTTTCTAACGCCAGTATTTGCCCTGTTGTTTGCTAGGCTATTTTTGGCGGAAACTTTAACCCTTTGGCAACAAATCGGCGTCGGGAGTACGCTGGTTAGCATCTACTTGATTAACCAACGCCAAGCGATCGCTAGCTATTTCTGGCGGTTCTGGCGCTGGTTCCGCACCACGCCCCCAGGGAATTCAGTTGCACCTGACGCTGTAGAAAAGGAGGCTGAGGCAACCTCCTCCACGGCTAGGGTAGCTTCTAACCACCTACGCGATCGCTAAGCAAGGAAAAACTTTCTCGATCCCCATTTTTTGCCAACCCAAAAATCCAGTGCGTGCATTTCATCGATAATTTTTATTGCTTCGACTTCTTTGGTCCGGTTTTCCCGGTAAGCTATCCTGGGTAGCGTATTCCAAACTGCAGGGGCGGGGAATAGCTAAAATTTTGGCATAGCAAACACCATGACGAACCACCCGCCTGTATTTTCTATGAGGCGTTACTTTCCTCCCGTTCTTGTCTTACTGTCTCTCGTTGGCTGCGAATGGTCCGCACTTTCTTGGAAGGCAAGTACTGGCGCGTGGCTTTCTTCAGCGGAGCACCCCCCAGTCACCATCCATTTGCTGGTAGCACCAGCCAACGCCCAGGAATCTTCTCCTTCCGGGAAAATCCGCAATTTAGAAATTGAATCGCTCCCTACCTTGCGCGTAGGCGACGAAGCACCGGAAGTGGCCAAACTCCAAACCAATTTACAAAAACTGGGGTACTACCAAGGGGAAATTAGCAATACGTTTACCCCAGCCACCCAACAGGCCCTGGTGCAATTTCAACAGGATTCCAACCTCACCAGCGATGGCGTGGCTGGTCCCAACACATGGAAAACCCTGTTCGTGACGGCTGCCACGGAGTCAGATACCGCCAGCGATCCGGAGACGGCGGCCAACCAAACCGAAGCAAGCAGTTCCAACGAGGGTCAAGGGGAAGGGGAGGCATCCGAACAGGAAGAGGCGTCGGATTCGTCCTCGACCGATGGTGAAAATACTCAATCTAATGGGGGCTGGCGCGGCCGGTTTTCGAGAATCGCCTTGCTAGTCTTCGGGGGGATTTTCGGCATTGGTGCTTTTGCTGGTTTGTTTGCCATTTTGTTGAAGCTATCGGGGAGTGAGGAAGACCAATTGGAAACCCCACCTGCCAGTTCTGGGAAATCTGGAAAATCCGATGTGGATGCCACACCTAGCGACCAAAGTGCCAATCCTTTCCCTACGCAGACCCCAGAAACGTCCCCCTCTCCGGCAGCAGCTCCTACACAAACCGAAGCCCCACCCTCCCAACCAGCAGCAGCCCCTGCCTACGAACCAGAATCGGGTAGTTCTTCGTCAGAAACGGAGGTAGTTTCGGCTTCTTCCTCTCTGGAAGCCGCCCCAGAAACCTCTCAAACCAATGGCAAGTCGGGGGGAGAACGCCATACAGCTTCGGAATCGCCAGCCGAGACCAACCCCCGTGAGTCGGAATCCAGCCTGTCGCAACCCAACCAACCATCCCAGCTGGCGAAAATCAATATTGTAGAAGAGCTGATTAAGGAACTGCAAGCCCCTGACCCGGTAAAACGACGCAAAGCCATTTGGGAATTGGGGCAGCAGGGAGATTCGCGAGCGGTATATCCTTTGTTGAATTTGATGTTGGAGTCCGATTCCAAACAGCAGGGGTTGATTTTGGCGGCGTTGGCAGAAATTGGTACTCGGATAACAAGCCCTTTGAATCAGGCATTGGTTATGGCGTTGCAAGCAGATAAGCCAGAAGTTCGTAAAAATGCGATTCGAGATCTGATGCGCGTTTACGATTCCTTTGCAGAAGTGAGCCACTTGCTGAGCCACGCCCACCACGACCCGGACCCGCAGGTGCAAGAAACGGCGCAATGGGCGATTGCCAAGCTTCACCGCCTACGCGCGATCGCACAAGGAGACATTCCCAAAACTTCCCGACGCTTCCCCAGCGACGAAATTTCCTTGCCTTCTCCGGTGCAACAGGTGGTGAATATCATGCTGTTTCGCGGGGAAGTGACCCTAGAAGAAGCGGCCGAATCCACGGGATACGAACGAGATACGGTGGAGAAAATGCTGGAACCTTTGGTCAAACAAAAGGTGATTGCCCGATATGAAGGGGAAGAAGGGATTTTTTACCGCATTAACCAGGTGCCTGAAAGTCCTGAATTTTCCAAGCAGGGATGAAAAGCGACCCGTGCGGCGGTCGCCGCCGTCAAAATCAAATTGAGGTGCTAGACTTTAAGGAAGCAGGCGCAATTTTCTAAATCTATTTTCGTTCATCTTGTCGAATGTCAGCTACGAATTTAAGCTCAAGCCGACATGCCGCCAGATTCACGCCATCGATTGGAAATTATGGGCTCAGAGAACGTAAAGATGGGGTCAAATCCCGAAAATCGCCTGTCAACGCCTGCCATTTAACATGCGACCAGCTGAATACCTCATTCCCGCCGATGCCCCTCGCCCTACCTATGCCAGTCAGTGCCAGGTATTCAGCTACGCCAAGAAAGACCATCCGCAACTGAAAATCCCCCAATTACAAGTTTTGCAGCACAAGCTGTTTGCAAACTCTCAAAAGTTTGGAGACCGCATGGATGGACATATATCCACGGGGATTTGGTTTTTGGTTGGTTGAAGAAAAAAGGGCGATTTCGCTCCTTTGTTTTCCCTAAAGTCAAGGAAACCTGTATGTATCGAAGGGAATCCAATGGACTTTCCCCTTCCCGATAGCTTCGTGGTAGGAGCCCGGATACGAAATAGCCACAATGGGCTACCATGAAGGTTATTGAAACCAATCGCTAACCGGTTGGTCTTTTCCCCAGTGTTGGTGGTGGAGTGTTGTGCATGCAGGAATTTTCCAGTTCGCGATCGCCATTTTTGCGAGCCACCTTGGTGGCAGGTAGCCTATTCGCCGTTTTTGCCAGCCTGAGCGCAGGTAGTGCCGGCGCTCAAACCAGTCTTCCCGCCCAATCGCGCTACCAACCCGCAGCCAATATGGCCAACCCTTGGCAATGGGCCTCGTTTCCGGTGGAAAACTTTCGCGGCTACAGTTCCGGATTTGGCTACCGCCAGTCGCCCATGGGCGGTCCTTCCCAGGAATTTCACTACGGCTTGGATATTGCCGCACCAGAAGGCAGCTACATTCGCAACTGGTGGCAGGGAGAAGTAGTGGAAATTATCAACGACGCTCGCTGCGGGGTGGGTTTGGCCATCCAATCCGGCGATTGGGAACATATTTACTGCCACATGAAAGGCAGCGTAGAAAGCCACCGGGGAACCCTCTATTTAGTGGACCGCAGCGGTGGCTTGCAAATCCGAAAAGGTCAGGTAGTAGCAGCGGGAACCCGCATCGGTCGCGTGGGCATGAGCGGACGTACCAACGGCCCCCACCTACACTGGGGCTTGAAATACGGAGGGCAATGGGTAGACCCGGCAGTAATTTTACGAGCTATGTACGACAGCCAGCGCCAACGGTCGTTGCCCTCCTCTTGGTAGGTGGATGTCCAAATTTAGCTACTGCTGTTGACTTTTTGCCGTTCCGGCAGCTTAGTGTATTCGGAAACAATCCGGCGGAATTCGTCGCCACTCATGGTTTCTACCTCAACTAGGATATCCACCAAGCAATCCATAAGTGAGCGATTCTCTCGAAGGATTCTACACGCTTTTTCGTAGCAAGTCACGGCTATGGAGCGTACTCTGTTGTCTATTCTCTTAGAAATTTTCTGAGAATACTCTGAACGAGAAACTAGATCGCGACCCAAAAAGACTTGATTGTCATCGCTTTCTAAAGAGGCTAGTCCTAAATCTGACATGCCGTAGCGAGTAATCATTGCCCGAGCTACTTGACTCACCACTCGCAAATCGTTGCCGGCACCGTTGGTAATTTCTGCATCGCCGAAAACTACCTGTTCGGCAGCACGACCTCCCAGAGTAATAGTAATGCGGTCCATTAGCCATGCGCGGGTATACAAACCGCTATCCACCATTTCCTCGTTAAGGAGGGGCTGGGAGAAACCGCCAACGCCCCCAGAACGGGGGATAATTGTCACCTTATTTAAGGGATCGGCGTTCTCCAACAGGGTCATGAGCAAGGCGTGACCCACTTCGTGATAAGCAATAATACGTTTTTTCTTGCTATCCAGCAAGGGAGCACCGCTCAACCCCACAATAATCCGATCGATGGCATCTTCGATCTCGGCCATGGTAATGGCATCTTTGCGCCGCCTAGCTCCCAAAATCGCTGCCTCGTTCATCAGGTTGGCTAAGTCAGCACCGGAAAAGCCAGGAGTGCGGCGGGCAATGGTTTCCAAGGAGACCTCTGGTGCCAGTTTTTTGTTGCGAGCGTGCACCTGTAAAATCCCCAAACGACCCTTGTATGTGGGCAAGTCTACGCCAATTTGCCGGTCAAAGCGACCCGGGCGCAAAAGGGCCATATCCAAAACGTCAGGGCGGTTGGTGGCAGCAATCACAATTACCCCCGCATTGGGTTCAAACCCATCCATTTCCGTCAGCAACTGATTGAGGGTTTGCTCGCGCTCGTCGTTGCCACCGCCAATGCCAGCGCCCCGCTGCCTGCCCACAGCGTCGATTTCATCCACAAACACCAAACAGGGGGAATTTTCTTTGGCTTTTTTAAACAAATCGCGGACTCGGGAAGCACCGACGCCCACAAACATTTCCACAAATTCCGACCCGGAAATGCTAAAGAATGGTACGTTGGCCTCCCCTGCGATCGCTTTGGCAAGTAATGTTTTCCCCGTTCCCGGGGCACCCACCAACAAAACGCCTTTGGGAATCTTAGCGCCTACCGCCGTGAAGCGTTCCGGCTGTTTGAGAAACGTAACCACCTCCTGTAGTTCGGCTTTGGCTTCCTCAATACCGGCCACATCTTCAAAGCTCACCCCAGTTTTGGCTTCCATGTGAAACTTAGCCCGGGATTTACCAAAACTAAACGCTTGGTTGCCCGCTTGGGTGGAACGGCGAACGATGAGAATCAACCCTCCCACCAGCAACACCACCAGCAGCAATCGCGATAAAATCGCCACGGTCATATCGCGATTGGGAGAAGGGTTCACATTTACCTGCAGCTCGTGGGCGCGAATTGCCTCCATGAGTTCCGGGTTTTGCTCGAACAGCTGGACTTCGTAGGTGCGGTCGGGATTGCCTTCTAGCTGGACCTGCGCCACTTGACGGGATGGATCCAGCTCCATTTGGGTAACTTTCTCGTTGCGGATTTTCTCCAACAACTCCCCATAACTCAACGATTCGCCTTCCGATTGGGCAAACGCTGGCGTCGCTAAGAACATGCCCGGTGCTAAGAGCAAACTGGCGAGAAATCCCCGCAAATTCCAGCTTTTTTTGGTCATTTGGGTCGTTTTAGAGGTCTGCTTCGATCTCTGGTTCAGCCTAGCTTGGAAACTGTTCATGAGTTCTAGATTTGATTCTGCCTGCGATGGTACCCAACTTCCCCCAGGGGTGTTGACGTGCGAAGCATTCGCCTGCTTTTTTTCAGTGTAACCTGTTCGCGAGTAGTTCGCGACTTTACCAGAAGGCTGTTTGCCCGAACGGATCCTTCCTAGGGCAATCTCCAGCAACGAATAAAATAGGAGTCAGAGGTCGCATCCAAGCAGCCTCACGACTCCCACCAGCAATGCCCAAGACCCGATCGCACGCCGGGCTGGTTACAGTTTGCTACCGCATTCGGGACAGAATTTGTTTTGCGGTTCGTTTTCGTGGCTGCAGTTGGGGCAAACCACCGGTGCGGATGCGTTGTTCTCTTGGGGGATTTCGGGCAAGCCTAACATCTGGGCGTTGCTCTTGCCAGGTGCCACCATAGGATAGCAGTTTTCATCCTTGGTCACCCGCACATCGAGCACGTAAGGACCGTCGTGAGCCAGCATTTGCGCGATCGCATCGGCCAGCTCTTCCCGCCGATAAACGGTTTTGCCAGAAAATCCGTGTGCCTGGCACAGCAGTTCGATATCCGGCATACCCACTTCCATATTGGAAGCCATGTACTTCTCTTGATAGAACGTTTGCTGCCACTGGCGTACCATGCCCTGCCAGCCGTTATTAATAATCACTGTTTTCACCCCAATCTTATATTGAGACAGGGTGCCCAACTCTTGCATGTTCATCAAAAAGCTGGCATCGCCGCTGATACAGATAACCGCTTCTTGGTCTGCTTCGAGAGCCACTTGCGCGCCCATCGCGGCGGGGACACCATAGCCCATGGTGCCCAAACCAGCGCTGGAAATCCACTTTCTGGGACCATTTTTTAGAAATTGCGCCGCCCACATTTGATGCTGCCCCACATCGGTGGTGTAGCAGGCATTGGGGGCTTGCCGACCCA carries:
- a CDS encoding peptide ligase PGM1-related protein; this translates as MLADTPATNAQIDAFQRLQQWLRDRWQKIEPFGTTPGKRTEHCNYDILVVPSISLDRQELLKINGVHHYEERLLYSLMRLRHPQTRLIYVTSQPIPPMIIDYYLQLLPGIPFSHARERLLLFSTYDASSKSLTEKILERPRLMQRIQNALRPQRSFTICFNATDAERTLSVRLGVPLLATDPSLLYWGTKSGSREIFQQTQIPYPDGSFLLKSPEELAIAASKLLQRQPHLQRLVVKLNEGFSGEGNAILNVNSIHQLPPSQWVAALQAQFPHMKFQASGETWETYKQRIHDLGAIVEAYIEGQEKRSPSVQGQIHPSGYVEILSTHDQILGGPDGQIYLGCQFPADAGYRLHLQEYGLQVGKNLAAKGALDRFGVDFVAVPTETGWDLQAVEINLRKGGTTHPFMTMRFLTNGQYYYPKGLFYSQHGKEKYYLASDNLQQDHYRGLLPSDLMDIIASHQLHFDSATETGTVFHLIGSLSEFGKIGLTSIGNSPEQAQDIYNQVIEVLETETNSSEKNAWL
- the aroH gene encoding chorismate mutase — protein: MEWTVQAIRGATTVSENTVEAIREAVMELLDELQAQNQLHPDNIISALFSVTPDLDAVYPAAIARERPHWNRVPLLDVQQMYVKGGLPRCIRFLIHVRLPEANSEIHHPYLREAQGLRPDLTSQQDPISAAIAQHSHSHQL
- the sppA gene encoding signal peptide peptidase SppA, coding for MIWPFKPRFKKQIARIDINGAIAASTRKRVLEAFKEVEERRFPAVVVRIDSPGGTVADSQEIYQAMKRLQSQIKVIASFGNIAASGGVYVGMGAEHIMSNPGTITGSIGVILRGNNLERLLDKIGVSFKVVKSGPYKDILAFDRELTEPEQHILQEMIDTSYQQFVEVVAQARNLAVDAVRTFADGRVFTGQQALQFGVVDRLGTEEDARCWAAEMVGLDPEKAPFYTIKDKKNLVNRLTGNRQQVVLPASLHAAMEWLEFEMETEGLPLWLYRP
- a CDS encoding DMT family transporter — protein: MLSKLFPAKAIDFPFLAIAPFFFWGTAMVAMKGVMPHTEPFFLAGWRILPAGILVLLAAALAGRQQPVGWKAWLWIALFALVDGACFQGFLAWGLQNTGAGLGSVTIDSQPLMVAVLSRWLFGEIIGGWGWLGLSIGIVGISLIGLPTPWIESIARGNLDGIAWEALAEHGQWLMLLAAVSMALGTVLIRGVCRHADPVVATGWHMVLGGMPLFWLSWQTESQPWVDLTAGDWISLGYATVFGSAVAYGLFFFYASRRNLTSLSALTFLTPVFALLFARLFLAETLTLWQQIGVGSTLVSIYLINQRQAIASYFWRFWRWFRTTPPGNSVAPDAVEKEAEATSSTARVASNHLRDR
- a CDS encoding peptidoglycan-binding protein; the protein is MTNHPPVFSMRRYFPPVLVLLSLVGCEWSALSWKASTGAWLSSAEHPPVTIHLLVAPANAQESSPSGKIRNLEIESLPTLRVGDEAPEVAKLQTNLQKLGYYQGEISNTFTPATQQALVQFQQDSNLTSDGVAGPNTWKTLFVTAATESDTASDPETAANQTEASSSNEGQGEGEASEQEEASDSSSTDGENTQSNGGWRGRFSRIALLVFGGIFGIGAFAGLFAILLKLSGSEEDQLETPPASSGKSGKSDVDATPSDQSANPFPTQTPETSPSPAAAPTQTEAPPSQPAAAPAYEPESGSSSSETEVVSASSSLEAAPETSQTNGKSGGERHTASESPAETNPRESESSLSQPNQPSQLAKINIVEELIKELQAPDPVKRRKAIWELGQQGDSRAVYPLLNLMLESDSKQQGLILAALAEIGTRITSPLNQALVMALQADKPEVRKNAIRDLMRVYDSFAEVSHLLSHAHHDPDPQVQETAQWAIAKLHRLRAIAQGDIPKTSRRFPSDEISLPSPVQQVVNIMLFRGEVTLEEAAESTGYERDTVEKMLEPLVKQKVIARYEGEEGIFYRINQVPESPEFSKQG
- a CDS encoding M23 family metallopeptidase → MQEFSSSRSPFLRATLVAGSLFAVFASLSAGSAGAQTSLPAQSRYQPAANMANPWQWASFPVENFRGYSSGFGYRQSPMGGPSQEFHYGLDIAAPEGSYIRNWWQGEVVEIINDARCGVGLAIQSGDWEHIYCHMKGSVESHRGTLYLVDRSGGLQIRKGQVVAAGTRIGRVGMSGRTNGPHLHWGLKYGGQWVDPAVILRAMYDSQRQRSLPSSW
- the ftsH gene encoding ATP-dependent zinc metalloprotease FtsH, producing MTKKSWNLRGFLASLLLAPGMFLATPAFAQSEGESLSYGELLEKIRNEKVTQMELDPSRQVAQVQLEGNPDRTYEVQLFEQNPELMEAIRAHELQVNVNPSPNRDMTVAILSRLLLVVLLVGGLILIVRRSTQAGNQAFSFGKSRAKFHMEAKTGVSFEDVAGIEEAKAELQEVVTFLKQPERFTAVGAKIPKGVLLVGAPGTGKTLLAKAIAGEANVPFFSISGSEFVEMFVGVGASRVRDLFKKAKENSPCLVFVDEIDAVGRQRGAGIGGGNDEREQTLNQLLTEMDGFEPNAGVIVIAATNRPDVLDMALLRPGRFDRQIGVDLPTYKGRLGILQVHARNKKLAPEVSLETIARRTPGFSGADLANLMNEAAILGARRRKDAITMAEIEDAIDRIIVGLSGAPLLDSKKKRIIAYHEVGHALLMTLLENADPLNKVTIIPRSGGVGGFSQPLLNEEMVDSGLYTRAWLMDRITITLGGRAAEQVVFGDAEITNGAGNDLRVVSQVARAMITRYGMSDLGLASLESDDNQVFLGRDLVSRSEYSQKISKRIDNRVRSIAVTCYEKACRILRENRSLMDCLVDILVEVETMSGDEFRRIVSEYTKLPERQKVNSSS